AAAAGGGATGCGCTGGAAGCGGCGCACTACCGAAAGCCAACACATCCCCTCAGGAACTTGCCCTGGATACCGAGATTTTACAGGGCTTTGAATTTCACTTCTTTCCATTGCACCTTGTAGGGGCCGGAACCCTTTTTGATACCATGGACCTGGAAGCCGATGTGACCTTCGGGGTCATTGGGCTGGGTGAAGTCGGCGGTTTTCACGCCGTTGACGAAGCTCTGGTAATGATCGCCTTTGACGACGATGCGGTAGTGGTTCCAGTCGCCCTTTTTGAAGGCGGCTTTGGCTTCTTCCGTGCGGACGGCTTCGGTACCGGTGATGATGCTCCACCAGGTAGCACGGCGGGCTTCGTCATAAAAATCGCCGGCGGTGCCATTGATGGCGATCTCGCACTGGGGACCATACATGCGCCCGGCGGGCAGTGGCTGGCCTTTTTTGCTGCCATCGAGAACAGGATCACCCTCCTTGGTGATCTTGCTGCGCACCTGGACCCCGGAATTTAGCTGGTCATCGGTCTTCACCTGAAACTCCAGTTCGAAGTCTTTGAAGGGACCTTTGGTGAGGAAGGTATTACCGCTGCCCTCCACCGTAGTGCCGGTGAGGATGCCGTTTTCGACAGTGTAGGTGGCCTGGCCGCTGACAATTTCGGCATCGCCAAGGCTGTCTTTGAACCAATGCTGCCAACCGTCTTCAGCTTGAGCGCTGAGGGATAGGGCAGCCACGAGGGAAAGGAAAAATGGGGTTTTCATGGATAGAAAAGAACGATGGTGGCAGAAAAATCCATCGCCAAGCTGCAAAAACCGCATATATTTAATATATCTTAATTAAATAGGCGGGTTTTAATGCCATTAAAACCCCATAATAACCCATTTCCAACTTGAACAAACAAGCGGGATGGGTTTTAATGCCATTAATTCCGGGTTTTTATCCCATGGCGCGCCCTTCAAACAGCTTCGATTCGGTCTCGATGACCATCGCAGTCACTCCCCAGATCAAGATGTATCTGGAGGACCTGACCCTCGATGGTACGTACGGGAGCAGTCCGGCGGAGGCAGCCAGGCTGCTGATCGGCCAGGCGATCGAGGCCAAAATCAAGGATGGGTTGCTGACACGGAGAAAGTTCATGATTCAGGACGGCGACGTGGTGGCCCTGCCACTGCCCGCTTAAATTTTTACATTATTCCACCTATGATCGCCAAATCCAATCTTGAATGCGAAACCCAAGTTTTCACCACCATTATGAATCTTGAAATGACCGACCGTGACCGCAGCCCACGCGGGGACTGGAGCTCTGATGCCCGCCTGGAAGTGCTGGCCCACGAGATCGTGCGTTATATGCCGGACCTGGCCCAGATGCTGATGCAGAGCGGAAAGCAGAAAATGGCGGCCTGATTTAACAGAAGTCAAAAAAATCTCCTTTTCCCGGACATGAGGCCAACGTCGTTGACGTTGGCCTTGTCATTTCCAGACATGACGTCCATGAGTGAAGCCGTCGGTTTGAAATAAAAGGGGCCATGCTCTCTTTGAACAACAAACAGAAACGACCCGGCTTCCAACCTACCCATTTCCCATGTCAATGACCACCAAGCATCTTTTCTACGCCCTGGGGGCGCTCATCGGACTGAGCAGTTGCGCAACGATGAAGCGCCTGACGCCTGATGTGACCAAGATTCCGGTGCCATCGCTGCCGAGTTTCTCCACGCTGAAAAAGGTCACCCGTATCCTGCCGGGGATGCCTGGCAGTGACAAAGTGGCGGAGGATGATCCGCAGGTACCTTTCAATTCACGAGGCACCCTGGGCTATGGGCATACGCTGCGGGTGCATGTGTATGAAGGCAGCCGCTCGACCAAAAGGATTTACAACGGCGTGGCGATGATTGATGCCAAAGGCGTCATCAATTTTGGGGAAGAAGCGGGCAGTGCCAAGATCGGCGGGGCTACACTGCCTGAGGCGGTGGAGGCCCTGGCGGCGACCTTCCGGGTGAGCCTGCGGGTGACGCGGCCTGTGACCGTTCACATCCTTTCTGTGGAGGATGTGCCCGTGGTGTCCATCACGGGAGATGTGATCAAGGATGAATTTATTCCAGCCTGGGATGACATGACCATCAAGCAGGCCGTGACGGTGGCAGGAGGGCGCAAACTGGGTTCCACGAACCACGGCGTGTACGTGATCCGCGAAGGGAACCGCCGGTACTATTCCAGCCTGGAGGCTGCCGATAAGGACGAGCCTGAACCCGGCGACATCATCTATCTTTCCCCCGACATTTAACTTTCATGATCGAACACATCGGCGGCAATCCGGCCGCGAACCAAGTACCGCTGGGCAGCCTGTTTAAAACCATCGTCATCCTGCGGATGGGGGCGGGGCTGCTGCTGCTGACGCAGCATGGGTGGGTGGCCGCACAGGGGGCCTATGAATTTTTATGGGAGGAAAAAGCCTGGGACTGGGTGAAGGCCTTCAGCGACGTGGGACTGCCCTACCCTACCCTGCTGGCACCGACGATGGCCATCCTGGTGGCGGTCGTGGCGGTGAGCTGGTGTGTGGGCTTCCTCACCCGACTGTTCTCCGTGGTGTTTATGCCGGTGGCCCTTGGCGTGATCACCCTGGCCGGACCTGCCTATATGGAAGTGGGCTGGCTGTATTTGCTGATCTCCATCACCCTGCTGCTTTACGGCTCCGGTGCAGTCTCGATTGACCGGCTGTTCCGTCTGGGGCAGAGCTGGGGGCAGCCGAAGAAGGCCAAGTGGTGAGGAGGTAATTGTGACCCATGAGCATCCCCATCCGAGTCCGGCAGCCAGCACGCACACAGGCAATAGCCGCCCCTTTGGCCGTGGAACGGGTGCTGGCCATTGACCCGGCACTGCGCAATACCGGCTGGGCCATCCTGGAAAAAACAGGGCGGGATTTAAAGGCCATCGCCTACGGAACGATCTCCAACTCGCCCAAGCTGCTGCATTCAGGCTGTCTGGTGGCCATCCGGGAGCAGTTGCAGGAGGTCATCCGCCAGCATGCTCCGACCGTGTGCGCGATCGAGGCGACGATTTATGTGCAGAGCTTTAAAACGGCCATCGTGCTGGGCACGGCAAGGGCTGCATGCCTCATTGCCGCAGCAGAGCATGGGCTGGCTATTTATGAGTATGCGCCCAAAGAGGTGAAGCAGGCAGCGGTGGGGCGTGGAGCTGCGCAAAAGGACCAGGTGGCCTTCATGATCCGCTCCATGCTGCGCCTGCGGGAAACGCCGCCCCCCGATGCGGCGGATGCGCTGGCAGTGGGCATCGCCCACTTTCAAAATTCGGATGCTCACGCAGTGACCGCGCGTGAGGCGAAGAGGGTTTGAAGGCGGTCGCAGGGCCTGACAGACTTCTTGAAACTGCGCAGCAGATCCCCTATCTTGAGTCCATGGGAGCTGCCGAAAAATATGAAGAAATGTCGGTCGAATGTTACCTCGCCAGCGAACTGACGTCACCGATCAAACATGAGTACGTGAACGGTGCCATCTACAACATGGCAGGA
This portion of the Prosthecobacter sp. SYSU 5D2 genome encodes:
- a CDS encoding DUF1080 domain-containing protein, translated to MKTPFFLSLVAALSLSAQAEDGWQHWFKDSLGDAEIVSGQATYTVENGILTGTTVEGSGNTFLTKGPFKDFELEFQVKTDDQLNSGVQVRSKITKEGDPVLDGSKKGQPLPAGRMYGPQCEIAINGTAGDFYDEARRATWWSIITGTEAVRTEEAKAAFKKGDWNHYRIVVKGDHYQSFVNGVKTADFTQPNDPEGHIGFQVHGIKKGSGPYKVQWKEVKFKAL
- a CDS encoding DoxX family membrane protein; translation: MIEHIGGNPAANQVPLGSLFKTIVILRMGAGLLLLTQHGWVAAQGAYEFLWEEKAWDWVKAFSDVGLPYPTLLAPTMAILVAVVAVSWCVGFLTRLFSVVFMPVALGVITLAGPAYMEVGWLYLLISITLLLYGSGAVSIDRLFRLGQSWGQPKKAKW
- the ruvC gene encoding crossover junction endodeoxyribonuclease RuvC — translated: MSIPIRVRQPARTQAIAAPLAVERVLAIDPALRNTGWAILEKTGRDLKAIAYGTISNSPKLLHSGCLVAIREQLQEVIRQHAPTVCAIEATIYVQSFKTAIVLGTARAACLIAAAEHGLAIYEYAPKEVKQAAVGRGAAQKDQVAFMIRSMLRLRETPPPDAADALAVGIAHFQNSDAHAVTAREAKRV